AAGATCATCGAGATCGGGATAGGCCACTCCGGGGATGTTGCCAGGCTCATTCCAGATCTCATCGCCACAGACATATGCCCTGTGAATATAGATGGAGTCGCAACGGTGTGCGACGACATCTTCAATCCAACAGAGGAGCTTTATCGAGGCGCTTCCCTGCTCTACTCGATACGCCCTCCGCTTGAGGTGCAGATCGCGATGGGTGATCTCGCCCTCCGCATCGGTGCTGATGTTCTCATAAGGCCTCTGGAGGATGAGATCGCGGATCTTGAGGGGTTCTCGAGGGAGCTGATATGCAGAGGGGAGGCGAGGTTTTATCTGTACAGAAATCGCATGTCTCGAGGGCGTGAGAAACGGTGAGGCGGTACCCCTCGTCCGAGACAGCATCCATACCGGAACCCAGCCAGTCCCGTCGTCCTTGGGTCTTTATTAAAACAGCCAGACCCCCTCCACCGCGAGCCGGATGCGCCTCTATCATGCGGGTTTTGAATCAAGAGGTTCATCTTCGTATGTACCACTTGGCGGGCTTCTCAAACAGGGGATAATAGAGTTGACAGGGGGATACGGCTACACGCCATCACCTGAGATCTGTTTAAGAAAATCCCTTACAGGCCTGAAAGCATCTGCATCCCAGGGCAAATAGCCTGCCTGAGCCGC
The sequence above is drawn from the Methanothrix sp. genome and encodes:
- a CDS encoding UPF0146 family protein; translated protein: MRGAQELAEFILSHYRGKIIEIGIGHSGDVARLIPDLIATDICPVNIDGVATVCDDIFNPTEELYRGASLLYSIRPPLEVQIAMGDLALRIGADVLIRPLEDEIADLEGFSRELICRGEARFYLYRNRMSRGREKR